GCTCGAACTACGGCGCTCGGTCCGGGATCTGCTCCGTGAACTGGACCTGCACCCACCGCTGGACGTAACGCAGCTTTGCGAAGAACTCGGACAGCGCCGCAACCGGCCGATCCGGCTCGTGCCGTGGCCGCTTCCCGCGCCCGGTGCGTTCGGACTGTGGATCGCCACCGCGGACACGGACTGGATCCTCTACCAGCGCGACACCACGACGGGGCACCAGGAACACATCATCTTGCACGAGGTCGGCCACCTCATCAGCGGTCACGCTTCCAACGAGGCCGACGACGACATCTGGACCCAACTCTTCCCCGACATCCCGCCCGAAATCGTGCGCCGCGCACTGCGCCGCGACGGATACGCCCCCGCCGCCGAACACGAAGCCGAGATGGTCGCCACCGTCATCAAAGAATGGGCCGAACTCCTGCACCGGCTGGAAGCACCACCGGACCGCACCAGCGACGCCTCCACTCGGATCGGCCGCGCCTTCGACGACCACCAGGGCTGGCTCTGATGCTGGTACCGAACCTGCTGATGTGGGCAGCCGCAGCGATCGCGGCGCTGTGGAAGCTCTCCCAGATCGCACGGGCACCCCGCGACAAGGGCCTGCACGCGGTCACGATCTGCACGATCCTCGTCGTGCTCGCGCTGACCGCCCAACTGGCCGGCCACCTACCAGCCTTCGCCGCAGCACTTCCGGCAGGTTTCCCGAAACTCGCGCAGAACACCCTGCTGACCGTCTTCTTCGCCCTACTGATCGTGCTGCTGCACGGCAGCGTCTCCCCGCAGCTCGCCGCCCGCCGCGGCTACCGCGAAATCGGGCTCGCCCTGCTGACCTCCGCCGTACTCACCGCGACCTTCGCCCGCACCGAGCCCGACGACCGCACCGGCTACGAAGAAGCCGCCGCACCCGACATGCTCGCCTTCTACCTAGCAGGCAACCTCTACCTCGCCTACGCCTGCGCCCGCGGCGCACGCCTCGCCAAAACCACCGCCGGGCACACCCGCTCACGCGCACGCCTCAGCCTCCACATCGCCGCCACAGGCCTGCTGATCAACCTCATCGGAACGCACCTGCCCCGAGCGATCTCCACCGCCAGCCGCCTCTTCCTCGGAATCGACCCGATCCCCGGCACCGCGACCTGGACCACCCCGATCCTCGCCATCGGCATCACCACGTTCTTCCTCGGAATCGGCTACCCCGGAGCACGAACCGCCCTGATCAAAACCCGCCTGTGGTTCGAAGCCCGGCGCACCTACCGCCGACTCCGCCCACTCTGGTCAGCCCTCACCGACCGCTTCCCCACCATCGCGCTTTTCCCCAAGGTGTCCCCCGCCCACGAACGCTGGCACCTGCGCACCATGCGCCTACGCACCTACCGCCGCATCGTCGAAATCCGCGACGGCCTCGTCTGCCTCAGCCCCTACCTTCCGGAACCCGCAGAGACCGCACACACCGCGGGCGAACAGGCTCGGCTGATCCACGCCGCACTTCAACGCAGCACCAAACCTGAGCCGCCATCCCGCGCCCCCAGTATCATCGCCCCACCAAGCTCCACAGATCCCATCGCCGACACCCGCCAACTCCTCGCCATCGCCGACGCACTCAACACACTGATACTGCGCGGTTCAGCAGGCAGTCCGACATCGAGTCGATGCGATGATCGTGTGGATTATCGACCCGATTCTGGATGAATGAGTCGATCATGTTGCACTATCGCATCGTGCAACAGCCGTACGACGAGGCGAATCGACGTGGCGTGGTGCGAAGCGAGCTTGGTGGCACTGTTCCAAGCGCGTGCCCACGATCCACATCGAGTGACCGATCGGCCCGCCGGTCGTCTGCAGCAGTCGAAGACTGATGTTTGGGGGTCCGTGTTGGATGATGGCGAAGTCCGGCCCGCGTCGGAGAACCGGGACGATCACGCCGGATTCGCGTTGGCGCGCGGTACCTTCATTAACCAGGCGGGGAAGCAGGTGTGCGCGCAGCTCCGCGAGCTCGGCACCCTGACCAGGTTCGCCCGCAACGACACCCTGCTCCCCTTCAACGCGGCGAGCGACCACGTTCTCCTAATCGAGGAGGGGCTCGTCAAAGTACTGCTGCCTGGGCAGGGCAGGGAACTCGCCGCGGGGATCTACGGACCGGGCGAGTTGATGGGCGACCAGGGGGTGCTGGACGGTGCCCGCCGCAGCGCCACCGTGGTGGCGCACACGCGAGGCGCGGCGACGCGGATCTCGGGACGTCTGTTCCTGAATTATCTCGACCGGAACCCTGCGGTGTTCGTGGCGCTGTGCGGCATCCTCCGCCATCGCCTCCGCAAGGCAGATCACCGCCAGGTGACCTTCGCCTTCCAAAACGTGGCAACCCGGGTGGCGCGCCAACTTCTCGCATGGTCCGAAACGCTCGGCATCGAGACCGCCGAGGGTGTCGTGATCAGCGGACTCAGTCGGAAGGACCTGTCGCAGTGCATCGGTGCTGGTGAGACCACGGTCGACGCTGTGCTCAAGGAGTTCACCGGGCGCGGACTGGTGCGCACGCACTGGCGGAAGTATGTGTTGCCTTCAGTCGTGCGCTTGCGCGAGCACGTCGATAGCGGAGACCGCGAACACGGGTAGTGAACGGACCACTACGTGGATTTCCCTAGGGCAAGGGAGACACGGCCGTGCACGTCCGATGAAACTCCGTTCCGTCCGACGCGACGAACCGAACGGAGCCGAAACCTTGACCGAAAGCTCAGAACCAGCCCCGATGCCCGAGCATCGGGCCTTACTAGCTGTGGACATGATCGAGTCGGGGGGCAGCCATCCAGAACACCTCGGCCAGGTCCCGGATCTCGTCCGGGAACCGGTACACGCCGCCCTGCGGGCGGTCGGCCTCAACCGTGATTCAGCCCAGGACGAGCAGTTCACCGGTGACGGATTCCTGCGCGCGTACCCGAGCGGATTCCTGCCGGCGTTGATCGACATGGTCAGCATGCTCGACGAGCTCCTGGACACGCGCAACAGGTCCACGAAACCCGAGGTGCGGTTGCGGATCGCGGTGCACCTTGGGCCGTTGCCACTGGAACGAGGCTTCCACCGACCGAACATCGATCTCAACAGGCTGTTGGGCGCGGAGGTGTTCAAGCGAGTCATCCGGCACTGTCGGGAACACATCACCAACGATGCGCTGACGACAGCGCTGATCGTCTCGAACAGCGCGTATAAGACCGTATTCGGGGGTGACTACACGCGGGTGCTCCGGCGGGGCGAGTTCGCCTCGTTGCCCATTGTGCACAACGAGTTCAACGAGGATGCGTGGGTCCGCATCACCGGAGTGCACCCGACACAGCTAGAAAACATCCCCATCGACGGTGAGCCGACACCGGAGGCGCCGCAGACGCCGATCTCGGGCCTCGGCCATGCACCCGGTCAGCGATCGATCAGTAACCAGGGCACTGTCGACGGAAATCTGGTCACCGGCGACGGGAACAGCTTCACGACGAATCCGACCACCAACGTGAGTAATTACGTCGGCGGCAGGAACGCTGGGGTCCAGGCCGGGACCTTCAACGGGCGCTTCAACCAGGGTGAAGATCGGCGTTGACCGCGACGAGCGAGACCGGAGAAACCGCCCGGTCCCAGAATCCGGGCAGCCCAGGTGGTTCGACGAGCAACACGGCCGAGCACAACAGCGGTGTCCAATCGGAGAATTTCAACGGGGATTACAACATCTTCAACTGGTATGCGGAGTCCAAGCAGCCGCCCCTCAAGGACCGCCAGGTCTCCGAGACCGAGATCGCCCGTGCCCGCGATCACTTCGTGCCATGCCCGGGTTTCGAAGAAGCCCAGGCGACGCTGGAACGCAGCCGCGTGCTGTTCCTCCGCAACACCGGGACCGGCCGCTCACTGGCAAGCGTCCGATTGCTCACCAAATGCGCGGTCGCTTCCATCTCGTGCCTCAGCGAACGCCGGTCGTTCGACAGCCTTGCCGACTCAGACCTGGAACCGGGGGGTGGCTACATCTGGCAGGGTCTGGACCGCGAGTGGCACGAGCAGATCACCCCCGCTTCCGTTGACCGGGTGGCGACCTGGGCCTTGAAGCAGCACAGCTTCGTCGTGGTGATCGTCGATCACCGCGTGGAGGTCGACCTGCGCAAGTACACCGAGCGGCTGGGGAAGCCAGACCCGGTGCAAGTGGCCTTGTCCGTGCTGCGTTCCCAACACGGGCTGGCGGCGGATACCGCCGAGAAGGTCTTGGACGCGGAATTCCGCGAACAACTCACCAGCACATCGGCGCCGAACGACGCCGAGTTCGTCGCCATCCGCGCTTGGGAGGTGCATCGGGGTGACCGGGACAAGGAGCAGGCTATCGCGGACGCTTCGTCGGACCTTCGTACGTCTGTGGCCCGATGGTTCCTGGAGGTAGATAAGCGCAGCCCGATCGAATACGCGATGCTCGTGGCCATCGCGGTGTTCGAGGGCCGGGAGTACGACGACGTCGTACAGTTGGCCGAGGACCTCGAGAACATGATCTACAAGCGGGACAGCGGTAAGGACGTCGAGTCCCGCAAGATCTTCGAATTCAGCAAAACGGTGATCCTCTTCCGACTCAACGCCGCGGTCACTCCGCACCAGGACACGGACGGAAGTGGATTCCCAAGGGAAGCCGTGCATTTCCGCCGCTCTGACTGGGCCCGAGAGGCATTCCGCCGGGCGTGGAGTGAGTACGACCTCTTCCGCCCCGTTCTCGTGGACTGGATGGCGAAGCAGGCAAAGCTGGGATTCCAGTGGTACTGCGCGAAAGCGCTCCACGACGTGCTGGTCAACGTCCCCCACAGTGAACCGCTCGCACACATCGGCGCCTTGGCTGCCAAGCAGTCCCGGCACGCCAACGAACTGGCGGCCGAACTCGTGGGCCGGCTCGCGCGGGACGACCGCACCAAGCACGTCGTCGAGCCGACGCTGCTGGAATGGTGCGACGGTGACCGGGACTTTCATCGCAAGTGGACTGCCGCTTCGGTCTACGCGACCGAGTACGGACGGCGTCAGCCCGATACAGCGCTTCGCGAGCTGGAGAAGATCGCGCGGACCAACGCCAACCTCAACTCTGCGGTGAACGCAGCGATCATCTCCCTGCTCGACGAGCCTGCAAATCGCACGAAGGTGCTACAAACCTTGGTGCAGTGGACCGGGGTACGAGCCATCGACACGGATTCCATGGAGCAGGGCGCGAACCTGCGGGCCATCGGGCTCGACTGTGCGCAAGCGGTTCTCGGACTCATGCACGGCACCAGCTACCTGCGCTCGATTCGTGCCGGCGGTTCGTTCGGCGACCCGGATACGCGGCTGGTGGCCAAGCTGTTCGGTCGGCTGTTCCAAGACCAGAACAAGCGTGCGGAATCGCTGCACGCGTTGCTCGAACTCAGTGCCCGGAGTGCAGCAGATCCGACGAGCGATGAGGCGGTCGGCTTCGCCCAGCTCCTGTTCGCTGTGGTCCCCGAGCTCGAGCGCGCCCGAGCGCTGTTCCAGCACTGGAAGAAGGTGTTCCCCGGAAACACACAACGAATCAACCGCGCATTCGTAACATTAAAGAACCTTTACAGGAGGTTCGGGCTGGCCCCTGAACAATGAGGAACGATTCGCCGCTGGCATGCTTCTCCGGCCTTTCTCGACGACGTCTGGGACAAGTCCGACCGCTACCGACGGATCGGACTAGATCGGTGCACCTGGAGCACGCGATCTCATGCGCGCGCACATCCGGCGCAGCCTCACCGCCCGCTTCCAGGAAGCCGCGGCGTTCCATGTCTTCGGACTTCGACCGGACCGTAGACGTGCGGACGACGCGGGTTGTATTGAGATGGGGTTTTGCCGCGTGTTGCGAGGGGTGTGGTATTTGAGAATTAGATGACGGCCACGTAGCTCGTGTGCATGCCCTGCGGTCCGTCACGTAAGCATCGGCCCACGAGAAGCGAAAAGCCTGATCAGAGCCTGAGCACACCAATCCTGCCAGTAACCACGAGAGGCTGGGCCTTTGGTTCGACTCCCCCCTCGGACACGCATGCTAACCACACGTGGTGAGATCGTAGCTTCTACGACTCGCGCGTGTGGTTCGTATTTGAGGCGGAGTTGCAGGCTGTCGTAGATCTTGTTCAGGGTCTCCGGCCTGCCATCCGCCAGGGCAGTCCCCACGTCGCCGAGCGAATCGATCATGGCGTAGACCTCTCCGCCTTTCAGGTTCCGTGCTTCGGGTGTGCCGTCCAGCTCTGCCTGTGCGGCGGCTCGCTCGGCTTGTGCCGTGTTGATCGCGTCGACGAGCGCCACCGGATCGGCTCCCGCTTCGATGGCGGCTTGCAGGCGGTGCAGCCGCGTAGTGGCGTCGGTGAGCTTCTTCTTCAGTGCGTCCTTCGGGCCGGTTCGGTTGCTGGGCTTGGTCTGAGAGCCGAGCAAACCTGCTTCGCCTATTCGCCAGAAATGACCCTGCAAATCCGGTTGATACTCCGCCAGGTGCAACTGTTCACCGGGTACCGAGTTCAGCAAATCATACATCGGGGATATCCTCTTTCGCTGCGAGCAAAGTCGCACGGGGAGAACCACGAGCCGCTCGCCGGAGGCCACTGTCGTCCCGCTTGGAAACCGACCGGCACACTCCTCAGTGAGATCGCGGCCAATCACCGCGACGTCACCACCGACCAGCTCCCAGATGTCCGGGCAACCGTCGTCGTTACCGCTCACTCCGAGCTCGCGTGCGGGTTTCCCCAACCTGCGCACGAGCGGCGATGCCGAATCCGCTTCCCAATCCTTTTCTGTCATCTCCCCCACCTCTCAATGCTGGAACGACCGCCCTGAAAAGGTGACAACCGGCCATCAACAGCTGGTATCACTACTATTGGTGTCGTGTATTCGGCTAGAGATTCTCTCGGTACTGACTGCTCCGGGTACCGTGCCGGACGAGCATGTTGTTACCAGCCGTCCAGATACACTCCACATGACCCGCCAGGCGACAGTGGTATTCACGTCGGCCGCCCGGTGCTGTCCACCTCTTCGCCCGGGGGCTCCGCCGGCGGTGTCGGCGACGATTTGCTGGGGCACGCGAATCCGGTAGGTGTGCCCGTGAACGGCGGTCGAGCGCGACCGCGACATGAACGAGCGACGGTCGCCTCGCGGGGAACCTCGTCCCGAGCCGTTTCGCGTCCTGGGTGCGGGCCGTCCGCTCGATAAGCGAAGGCGTCGAGCAGGCCGGTCAGTAGACCTCGGGAAGCAGGATGTCGGCGGGCGGGTTTTCCGGCGCGTAGTTGCCGGCGTGCGCGCCGGCGTGGATCTCGTCCTTCGTGAGGCCTTGCTCGCGTGCCTCGACGAGCTTGTCCGGGTCGAAGAAGGAGCCGATGGGGTTCTCGGCGAACTCGCGCGAGGCCCACATCCACTCCTTGGACACCGCCCAGTCGCCGAAGGCGTCGACCTGGATCTCCACGCCGTTGCCCTCCGGGTCGGCGTAGTACATCGACATCGTGATGCCGTGGTCGAGGCTCATGAACGGCAGGATGCCCTCATCCTTGAGCCGCAGGTAGTTGTCGAGCCACTGGTCGAAGTCGGTGTACTCGAACGCGGTGTGGTGCAGACCGGCGCTGGTCGACTTGTCCACCGGCTTCTTGATGGCCGGATGCGCGATGAAAGCGACCCGGTGGTTGGCCTCGTCGTTGGTGAGCCACGCCGCGCCGTCGCTGTAGTGGACTGGGGTGAGCCCGGCGACCTTCTCGTACCAGGCGACCATCTCGTCGAGCTTGAGCGTCAGGAAGGTCGTGTGATGCAGCTTCGGCGCGGGTTGACGAATCGCTGGTCACGCCAGATCTTGCGTGAGCGGTGTTCGGTCAGCTGAGGCGGCGGGTGATGGCGAAGGCCGCCCGTTGCACCTCGACGCCGAGCTGTTCGATGCGTTCGGGGGGGATCTCTTCTTGGGTGCCTGCGACCTGGATCGCGGCTGTGGTGGGTGTGTCGTTGGCCAGGCCCGCCGCGACCGACGCCATTCCGGGTTCGCGTTCGCCCACCGCGTGCCCGAAGCCCGTGTCGCGAATGCTCTTGAGGTCGTTGAGGAATGCGTCTCGGTCGATGGGCGTTCCGTCGGCGCGGGTGTGGTCGTCGAGCCGGTCGAGGAGCCGTTCGACCTCCTCGGGGTCCATGGCGGACGCGAGGACCTTGCCGGCGCCGAGGTGGAGCGGGAGCTGTTCTCCGATGGGCAGTTCGTAGCGCAGCGGGCGGGCACCGTCGACGCGAGCGAGCACGACCCGGTGCCGACCCATCCGCTTGAACAGGGATGCCGTGAGGCCCGTCTCGGCGGCGAGGTCCTGCAGCACGGGCCTCGCCGCGTTCAGCAACGGACTGGTGGTGAGGTAGGCGTGCGCACCGAAGATCAGTCCGACTCCGGGGCGATACCCGGTCGCGTCGCGTTCGACCCGCCCACGAGCTTCGAGGACGTTGAGGATGCGTTGCGTGGTCGCGACCGGGAGGTCGGCGCGGCGGGCGATGTCACTGAGCCGCAGGGTGTGGCGGCTGCTTTCGAGCACCTCCAGGACGTCGATGGCGCGCTCGAGGGACCGCATGCTGCTCGCCGGGTTCTTCGGCGTTTCCGGAGCCACCTCGACCACCCTTCTGTTCGACGCCTTCCCCCTCATCTTTCCACACGGTGGTGAACAATCTCGGGTGGCGTGGGCAGGACCGGGGCTCCGGACTGCACCTCACGCGCCGGCGAGAATCGCGGCCCGGCGCCGCGCTTCGTCGGCTTCCACGGCCCGGCCGGCGAGCAGGCTGGAGGCCGCCTGGGCGGCGGGGATGGTGATGACGCCGTCGTCGTCGGCGACCACCACATCTCCGGAGTGCACGACGACGCCGCCGACCGCGACGGGCACGTCGACCTGGCCGGGGCCGTTCTTGTAAGGCCCGGCGGGCGACACGCCGCGGGCCCAGACCCCGAACCCGATGCGTTCGAGCTCGACGACGTCCCGCGCCGCCCCATCGATGATCATGCCCAGGACGCCGCGGGCCTTGAAGCGTTCGGCGATGAGCTCGCCGATGAGCGCGCGGGTGACGTCTCCGTCTCCGTTGACCACGATGACCTCACCCGGCCGGGAGACTTGGACCGCGTCGTGGATGGCCTTGTTGTCACCGCTGCGCACCCAGACCGTGCGGGCGCGTCCGACCAGCCGCGCACCCTTCCACAGCGGGCGAATACCGCCGTCGAGCACGCCCATCCGTTCGCGACCGTCGCCGATGTTGGCGACGGCGAGGCCCTGGTACTCCGCGAGCAGATCGCCGGCGGGCAACAGGGCGGCGTCGGCGCAGGTCGCGTGGAGCTCGGCGGTGGCCCTGCTCATCACGGGCCGCAAACCGAGCGAGTCGAGCAGCGCCGCTGCGGCGGTGACCTCCCCGGCGCGACGGGCGGCGTGCTTGTGGGTGCCGCTGTAGAGGCGGTCCAGGGTCGCCTCCCCGCCTGCGAGCTCGACGGCGATCTGGGCTCGGACCCAGTCTTCGGCTCCTGCGGCCCGGCCGGCGGTGCAGGACTCGACGATCAGCGCGGCGAGGCCCTTCATGAACGTGCTGCGCAGCAGCTTGCGCGCTGACGCGTCGCCGGGACTCCCCCCGATGTCGTTCGCCGGAGCGCCGAGCGAGGTGAACACGGCGGTGGCGCCGGCGGAAGCCGCGCCGCTGATGATGACGCTGGTCTGCGCTCCGTGGTTGGGGACCGGACCGATGACCGACACGTCGGCGAACCGCTCCGCGCCGATGACCTGCGCGACGGCGTTCATCACGACGGGGTCTCCGGCGTTCATGTCCGCGAAGATCGCATCCGGCGCGAGGTGGTCGGCCACCGACTCAGCGGCTTCCTGGGCGCGCGCGCCGCCGACGAGGCTCATGACCACCTCGGCATCGCGCACGGCCTCGCCCGGAGTTTCGGCCAGCTGAACTCCGGTCGGCGCGGCGTCGACCGCCGGGTCGTACCCCGTGACGGTCCAACCCAGCTCGACCATCCCTGCCGAGTAGAGCGTGCCCGCTTCGCCCAGCCCCAGTACCGCCGCCCGCATGCTGACTCCCTCTGTCGACATCCCGTTCCGTGGTAATCCTTACCGCTGAGTGCGCAGTATTGCCACGAAATGGAAGCATGTCAACGCCGCCTTGCGCCCATGTGCTCACTGCATGGAACTTGCTTGCGCCCTGCGGAACAAAACTTCACTGCGAGTCTTGCCGTGCGACACGGCTCCATGTAACTCTCGCACACCGATACGGATTCCCACCCTATGGAGAACTGGCTCTTGTCAGCGCGACGGGGTGCACCACAGCGGTGTGGCGACGAGGAGGAACGATGGGACTGGCCGTATGGGCCCTGATCGCCTACATCGCGGTGATCGTGGTCTGGAACGCGGTGCTGAAACGCAGCATCGGGGAGGCGATGATCCTCGGGTTCGTCGTCCTGTGCGCCTTCGGCACCGTGGACTTCCCAAAGCTGGTGGGGGTCGGATTAGCTGAGGCCGGAAGCCAGAACATCGTCTTCGCGGGGCTGGCTTTCACCTTCATCGGGTCGATCCTCACCCGCACCGGGGTGATCGATCGGCAGATCGACATCCTCAACTCCCTGCTGGGGCGGGTCAAAGGCGGCGCCGGTTACGTCGCGACCGTCGGATCGGCGGCGTTCGGCAGCGTGGCGCACTCGGGCTCGGCGAACGCCGCCACGATCGGTTCGGTCGCCATCCCGTGGATGAACCGGTCGAACTGGTCGCCGCACATCGCCGCCACCGTGGTGGCGGGCAACGCGGGCAACGGTGCTGTGATCCCGCCGAGCGCCTCGTTCTTCGTGCTGATCGGCTCCGCGGCGGTGGCGCCGTTCGTCTCGGTCGAGCAGCTGTTCGTCGCGATGTTCGTCACCGCGGGCTGGTGCGTGTCGTGGCGCCTGCTGTGCATCGCCTACTTCGTGCGCCGGTACAAGATCCCGCGCGTTCCGGCATCGGAGATCCTCGGGCTCGGATCCAGCTTCCGGCGCGGCTGGACGTCCCTGTTCGTCTTCGTAGCGATCGCCGTGCCGATCGTGCTGACCTTCGGCGCAGGCGGAGATGCTCTCACCTCGGCGCTCGGTGCGGCCGCGGTCGAATCGATCGACATCCTCGTGTGGATCCCGGTGATGCTGGGTGTGGTCGCCGGAGTGATCGGTCGGCAGAACCTGCCCAAGACCTGGCGCGGCTGGTCGGAGCTGATGGACGAGTCGGCGCCGCGGTTCAAGGACGTCGGCGCCACCATGGTGTTCGCCTTCGCCGGGGGCGCCGTGCTCAGCGAACTGGGGCTGTCCGACCAACTCGGCGCTGTGCTCAACGGGCTCGGCGCGCCTCCGATCGTCGCCGCCCTGATCGTCGGAGTCATCATCATCTTGGTGGCCGGCCCGCTGAACTCCACCGCCACCGTCGCCACGGTCGGCGGCGTGGCTTTCGCCGTGCTCGTCACCGCCGGGGTGCACCCGGTGCTGGCCGCGTGCTCGATCCTGGTCTTCTCCTCGACCGAGGGCGCCTCGCCGCCCGGTGCCGCCGCGATCTACATCTCGACCAGCCTCGCGCAGGTCAACCCGGCACGCACCTTCGTTCCGCTGATCGTCTTCTACGTCGTCCCGTTCCTGTTCATCGGGACCGCCATCGCCCTCGGTGTCCTACCGGTGCCGCACTGATGGCCGGATCCCGCACTACTCGCGACAACCGATCGGAGGCCCACCGATGCCCCCTGTGACCGAGGAAACCGAGCGGCGCACGCTGCGCCGACGAGCCGATGCCGTGCTGTCGGCCGGCTTCAAACTCACGCTGATCACCATGCTCGCGCTGGGTGCGGTGGTGGTGCTGATCCAGATCGTCGGGCTGCTCACCGTGAACGCCGGCCTGGTCGAGGGTGCTGCGAACGCACTCCAGCCGACCCTGTTCGCGATTTCGGCGGGCTTCGGCGTTCTCACCATGGCGCTGGCCTACGTGCGCGGGTGGAAGAACAGCGAGTGAAGCGGTTCAGCGAGAGGACCGTCCGCGCGCAGATCGCCGGTGTTCTGACGGCGTGGGGAATGCCCGCCGAGCACGTCGCGACCACCACGGAGGCGATGGTGTACGCCGACCTCTCGGGAATCGACTCCCACGGGATCTCGATGCTGATGATGTACGAGAGGTTGTGGGACGAGGGGCATCTCGATCTGCAAGCC
This window of the Saccharopolyspora gloriosae genome carries:
- a CDS encoding TRAP transporter large permease subunit; amino-acid sequence: MGLAVWALIAYIAVIVVWNAVLKRSIGEAMILGFVVLCAFGTVDFPKLVGVGLAEAGSQNIVFAGLAFTFIGSILTRTGVIDRQIDILNSLLGRVKGGAGYVATVGSAAFGSVAHSGSANAATIGSVAIPWMNRSNWSPHIAATVVAGNAGNGAVIPPSASFFVLIGSAAVAPFVSVEQLFVAMFVTAGWCVSWRLLCIAYFVRRYKIPRVPASEILGLGSSFRRGWTSLFVFVAIAVPIVLTFGAGGDALTSALGAAAVESIDILVWIPVMLGVVAGVIGRQNLPKTWRGWSELMDESAPRFKDVGATMVFAFAGGAVLSELGLSDQLGAVLNGLGAPPIVAALIVGVIIILVAGPLNSTATVATVGGVAFAVLVTAGVHPVLAACSILVFSSTEGASPPGAAAIYISTSLAQVNPARTFVPLIVFYVVPFLFIGTAIALGVLPVPH
- a CDS encoding MAB_1171c family putative transporter; the encoded protein is MLVPNLLMWAAAAIAALWKLSQIARAPRDKGLHAVTICTILVVLALTAQLAGHLPAFAAALPAGFPKLAQNTLLTVFFALLIVLLHGSVSPQLAARRGYREIGLALLTSAVLTATFARTEPDDRTGYEEAAAPDMLAFYLAGNLYLAYACARGARLAKTTAGHTRSRARLSLHIAATGLLINLIGTHLPRAISTASRLFLGIDPIPGTATWTTPILAIGITTFFLGIGYPGARTALIKTRLWFEARRTYRRLRPLWSALTDRFPTIALFPKVSPAHERWHLRTMRLRTYRRIVEIRDGLVCLSPYLPEPAETAHTAGEQARLIHAALQRSTKPEPPSRAPSIIAPPSSTDPIADTRQLLAIADALNTLILRGSAGSPTSSRCDDRVDYRPDSG
- a CDS encoding IclR family transcriptional regulator domain-containing protein, with translation MAPETPKNPASSMRSLERAIDVLEVLESSRHTLRLSDIARRADLPVATTQRILNVLEARGRVERDATGYRPGVGLIFGAHAYLTTSPLLNAARPVLQDLAAETGLTASLFKRMGRHRVVLARVDGARPLRYELPIGEQLPLHLGAGKVLASAMDPEEVERLLDRLDDHTRADGTPIDRDAFLNDLKSIRDTGFGHAVGEREPGMASVAAGLANDTPTTAAIQVAGTQEEIPPERIEQLGVEVQRAAFAITRRLS
- a CDS encoding VOC family protein gives rise to the protein MRQPAPKLHHTTFLTLKLDEMVAWYEKVAGLTPVHYSDGAAWLTNDEANHRVAFIAHPAIKKPVDKSTSAGLHHTAFEYTDFDQWLDNYLRLKDEGILPFMSLDHGITMSMYYADPEGNGVEIQVDAFGDWAVSKEWMWASREFAENPIGSFFDPDKLVEAREQGLTKDEIHAGAHAGNYAPENPPADILLPEVY
- a CDS encoding DUF1932 domain-containing protein, coding for MRAAVLGLGEAGTLYSAGMVELGWTVTGYDPAVDAAPTGVQLAETPGEAVRDAEVVMSLVGGARAQEAAESVADHLAPDAIFADMNAGDPVVMNAVAQVIGAERFADVSVIGPVPNHGAQTSVIISGAASAGATAVFTSLGAPANDIGGSPGDASARKLLRSTFMKGLAALIVESCTAGRAAGAEDWVRAQIAVELAGGEATLDRLYSGTHKHAARRAGEVTAAAALLDSLGLRPVMSRATAELHATCADAALLPAGDLLAEYQGLAVANIGDGRERMGVLDGGIRPLWKGARLVGRARTVWVRSGDNKAIHDAVQVSRPGEVIVVNGDGDVTRALIGELIAERFKARGVLGMIIDGAARDVVELERIGFGVWARGVSPAGPYKNGPGQVDVPVAVGGVVVHSGDVVVADDDGVITIPAAQAASSLLAGRAVEADEARRRAAILAGA
- a CDS encoding cyclic nucleotide-binding domain-containing protein, producing the protein MTDRPAGRLQQSKTDVWGSVLDDGEVRPASENRDDHAGFALARGTFINQAGKQVCAQLRELGTLTRFARNDTLLPFNAASDHVLLIEEGLVKVLLPGQGRELAAGIYGPGELMGDQGVLDGARRSATVVAHTRGAATRISGRLFLNYLDRNPAVFVALCGILRHRLRKADHRQVTFAFQNVATRVARQLLAWSETLGIETAEGVVISGLSRKDLSQCIGAGETTVDAVLKEFTGRGLVRTHWRKYVLPSVVRLREHVDSGDREHG